In Reichenbachiella agarivorans, one genomic interval encodes:
- a CDS encoding DUF559 domain-containing protein, with protein MQLLKHFKELTVHPKNAQELKGLILQLAIQGKLTKQWREQNPNVEPASVLLERIQKEKAQLVKEKKIKKEKPLPEIEEDEIPFDLPQKWCFSRLGSMGLINPRNTIADNLEIGFVPMRDISQTFSSVPKFEIKEWLSVKKAFTHFRENDVAFAKITPCFENSKACVFKGLPNGFGAGTTELHVFRKVTEEVHSEFVYCIVKSPLFLKNGEDKMTGSAGQKRVPKDYFSHYLIGLPPFEEQKAIVATVNQLFEEVEALEKQTQARVQLKEDFVTSALQQLATGDTVKEWSFLQAHFKTFFTEKTAVKKLRETILQLAVQGKLTHHWRLQNSPPLEEYPEGEVFNSPPLEGCPQGGVVHTAPDKSSQDKVVKRNAKNYFSLPYNPALKERAKALRKAGNLSEVLFWNEVKRKQFKGLDFDRQKIIGNYIVDFYCPNCQVVIEIDGSSHDHKQAYDAKRDAYLEGLGLTVIHIPDIDIKKKLAYTMNALMEHPALVVGEADAVVSPHAAETVRAAEPPRAGESVRAAEPPRPAGTPPEEGNWEPASVLLERIKTEKEQLIRDKKIKKEKPLPPITDEEIPYPLPKGWVWCRLGDLMSITGGVAKGKNVKGEIIVSPYLRVANVQRGFLNLDLVKEIAVSSIDYKKYQIEIGDLLMIEGGDPDKVGRCAIWNDEIQGCIHQNHVFRVRGYLKGVLFNRFLMEFINSPNTRRYYEDCAKRTTNLASINKTQMRSTPIALPPKEEQKAIVEKVNAMMGLCDALEQEIEQSTTQVEQLMQSCLREVFEG; from the coding sequence ATGCAACTACTCAAACACTTCAAAGAACTCACAGTTCATCCCAAAAATGCCCAAGAGCTCAAAGGCTTGATTCTACAACTGGCCATACAAGGTAAGCTCACCAAACAGTGGCGTGAGCAGAATCCTAACGTAGAACCTGCATCTGTCTTACTAGAGAGAATACAAAAAGAGAAAGCGCAATTAGTCAAGGAGAAGAAGATAAAGAAAGAGAAACCACTTCCTGAAATTGAAGAAGATGAAATCCCGTTTGATTTACCTCAAAAATGGTGTTTTAGTCGCTTAGGAAGTATGGGTTTAATTAATCCAAGAAATACAATAGCTGATAATTTAGAAATCGGTTTTGTTCCGATGAGAGATATTAGTCAAACATTTAGCTCAGTTCCAAAATTTGAGATTAAGGAGTGGTTAAGTGTTAAAAAAGCATTTACACATTTTAGAGAAAACGATGTTGCTTTTGCAAAGATTACCCCTTGTTTCGAAAACAGTAAGGCTTGTGTATTTAAAGGCTTACCAAATGGGTTTGGTGCAGGAACCACGGAATTACATGTTTTTAGAAAAGTAACTGAGGAAGTACATTCGGAGTTTGTTTATTGCATTGTAAAGTCCCCTTTGTTTTTGAAAAATGGAGAGGATAAAATGACTGGTTCAGCTGGTCAAAAAAGAGTTCCGAAGGATTATTTCTCTCATTATCTGATAGGGCTACCACCATTCGAAGAACAAAAAGCCATAGTTGCGACAGTCAATCAGTTGTTTGAGGAAGTAGAGGCACTGGAAAAGCAAACCCAAGCAAGGGTACAGCTCAAAGAAGACTTTGTGACCTCAGCTTTGCAACAATTGGCTACAGGAGATACGGTCAAGGAGTGGTCGTTTTTGCAGGCGCATTTCAAGACCTTCTTCACCGAAAAGACAGCCGTCAAAAAACTAAGAGAAACCATCCTCCAACTAGCCGTCCAAGGCAAACTCACCCACCACTGGCGCCTTCAAAATTCCCCTCCCTTGGAGGAGTACCCAGAGGGGGAGGTGTTCAATTCCCCTCCTTTGGAGGGGTGCCCGCAGGGCGGGGTGGTCCATACAGCACCAGATAAGTCCTCGCAGGACAAGGTGGTCAAACGAAACGCCAAAAACTACTTTAGCCTTCCATACAACCCCGCACTAAAGGAAAGAGCCAAAGCACTCAGAAAAGCAGGAAACTTATCTGAAGTGCTGTTTTGGAATGAAGTCAAACGCAAGCAGTTCAAAGGACTGGACTTTGATAGACAAAAGATCATCGGCAACTATATCGTGGATTTCTACTGTCCCAACTGCCAAGTGGTCATAGAGATAGATGGTAGCAGTCATGATCACAAGCAAGCCTACGATGCTAAGCGTGACGCTTATTTGGAGGGGTTGGGGCTGACGGTGATTCACATCCCTGATATAGACATCAAGAAGAAACTGGCCTATACCATGAATGCGTTGATGGAGCATCCTGCCTTGGTGGTGGGTGAGGCTGATGCAGTGGTATCGCCACATGCTGCAGAGACGGTCCGTGCTGCAGAACCACCCCGCGCTGGTGAGTCGGTCCGTGCTGCAGAACCACCCCGCCCTGCGGGCACCCCTCCGGAGGAGGGGAATTGGGAGCCGGCGTCTGTTCTACTCGAAAGGATCAAAACTGAGAAAGAGCAACTCATCAGGGATAAGAAGATCAAGAAGGAGAAGCCCTTGCCTCCAATCACCGATGAGGAGATTCCTTATCCATTGCCTAAAGGGTGGGTTTGGTGTAGGTTGGGGGATTTGATGAGTATTACAGGGGGAGTTGCGAAAGGAAAAAATGTTAAGGGAGAAATAATTGTAAGCCCATATTTAAGAGTCGCCAATGTGCAAAGAGGCTTCTTGAATTTAGACCTTGTTAAGGAGATAGCTGTCTCATCAATAGACTATAAGAAATATCAAATAGAGATTGGTGACTTACTAATGATTGAGGGTGGAGATCCCGACAAAGTTGGAAGATGTGCAATTTGGAACGATGAAATACAAGGTTGTATACATCAAAACCATGTTTTTAGAGTAAGAGGGTATCTTAAAGGCGTTTTATTCAACAGGTTCTTAATGGAGTTTATCAATTCACCTAATACACGCAGATACTATGAAGACTGCGCAAAGCGAACCACCAATTTAGCTTCTATTAATAAGACACAAATGAGAAGTACTCCAATTGCATTACCACCAAAAGAAGAACAAAAAGCCATTGTAGAGAAGGTGAATGCCATGATGGGGTTGTGTGATGCGTTAGAGCAAGAAATCGAGCAGAGCACGACCCAAGTGGAGCAGCTCATGCAGAGCTGTTTGCGGGAGGTTTTTGAGGGATGA
- a CDS encoding HU family DNA-binding protein, with amino-acid sequence MTVKFKIVPKGHPGVVGGGVVKYYAAIDRGDKVDFRDLLTEIEELNVVHPGVFIAVLEAFLRKANHHLINGRAVDLGQLGTLYPSISSSPADSADEVTRNNIRRFKIVYRPSALLQQGLDHVKFEKSSNGKHEEPAA; translated from the coding sequence ATGACTGTAAAGTTCAAAATAGTCCCCAAAGGCCATCCAGGAGTAGTTGGCGGGGGAGTCGTCAAGTATTATGCTGCCATCGATAGAGGTGACAAAGTAGATTTTCGTGATCTCTTGACAGAGATCGAAGAGTTGAATGTTGTACATCCCGGTGTTTTTATCGCCGTATTGGAAGCGTTTCTTCGTAAAGCAAACCATCATCTGATCAATGGTCGTGCAGTAGATTTGGGTCAGTTGGGTACGCTCTACCCTTCCATCAGCAGCTCGCCTGCCGATAGTGCGGATGAAGTTACGAGAAACAACATTCGTAGATTCAAGATCGTCTATCGTCCAAGCGCACTGCTACAACAGGGGCTGGACCATGTGAAATTTGAAAAATCGTCTAATGGAAAACATGAGGAACCCGCTGCATAA
- a CDS encoding C40 family peptidase, translating into MRNILILVFLLGCFQIGMAQDALSVLIAQNLTDTTMLRRIEQFKLGGYEKKFDCGSQTRDEFISTAKTYLGTPYRFGGTTDQGMDCSGLIYRTMKDLGLTAPHGAQDLARFGQIILDKKELKPGDVIFFTQTYPTNKLVTHAAFVVEDDHMVHSSTSRGVQMIPIDDPYYWNEHYLFGTRIFPNP; encoded by the coding sequence ATGAGAAATATACTGATCCTTGTATTTTTATTGGGTTGTTTTCAAATCGGCATGGCACAGGATGCTCTATCCGTACTCATAGCGCAAAACCTGACGGATACGACCATGCTTCGCCGCATCGAGCAATTCAAGCTAGGGGGCTATGAGAAGAAATTTGACTGTGGGTCTCAGACCAGAGATGAATTCATCTCTACAGCCAAAACCTACCTAGGGACTCCCTACCGTTTTGGGGGCACGACTGATCAGGGGATGGATTGCTCGGGCTTGATATATAGAACCATGAAAGACCTGGGTCTGACTGCACCTCATGGCGCTCAGGACTTGGCGCGCTTTGGTCAGATTATCCTAGACAAAAAGGAATTAAAGCCCGGTGACGTGATCTTTTTTACGCAAACTTATCCTACGAACAAACTCGTCACCCATGCTGCATTTGTTGTGGAGGATGATCACATGGTTCATTCCTCTACATCCAGAGGTGTACAAATGATCCCTATCGACGATCCCTATTACTGGAACGAGCACTACTTGTTTGGGACGAGGATTTTTCCTAATCCATAA
- a CDS encoding MFS transporter: protein MNILRSSLAYYLNSFRGFSREVWWLALATLVNRAGAMVLPFLSLYLTSALNFSLQDVGWIMSAFGLGSFAGAWLGGELAHKFGAYRSMIFSLISSAVFFVILGQLTSFWGISLGIFTVAMASDIFRPAVFVSLAAYARPENRVRAITLIRLAINLGFSLGPAVGGLIIVFISYQSLFWIDGVTCFLAGIIILIGLVEKRTQRKEKAIDTRHSHRRILSDARFMLFLGAVFLFCLLFVQYFSVIPVYYKGLRGLSEDEVGWLLSLNGLLIFLVEMPIIYALDKRSTRPFLVMVIGSVCLMLSFVFLFIPGWTGVLVVGMVLATFAEIFCFPYSNNYAMQRGGAGNEGRYMAYYAMTFSLAHIVGHNFGMQVSDQLGFETLFVIMTLLSLVSVLLFALIGRKENQEELTAIEQLPQVLP from the coding sequence ATGAACATACTACGTAGCAGTCTGGCTTATTATCTCAATTCTTTTCGGGGATTTAGCAGAGAGGTGTGGTGGCTGGCACTGGCTACCTTGGTCAATCGTGCGGGTGCGATGGTGTTGCCTTTTCTTTCTCTCTACCTGACGAGCGCGCTCAATTTTTCGCTACAAGATGTGGGTTGGATTATGTCTGCTTTTGGGTTAGGGTCTTTTGCAGGGGCTTGGTTGGGCGGTGAACTGGCGCACAAGTTTGGTGCCTACCGCAGCATGATTTTTAGTTTGATCTCTAGTGCTGTGTTCTTTGTCATCCTCGGACAGTTGACGAGCTTCTGGGGGATCAGTTTGGGCATCTTCACTGTAGCTATGGCAAGTGATATCTTTAGACCAGCGGTGTTTGTGTCGTTGGCGGCCTATGCGCGACCAGAAAATCGCGTCCGAGCCATTACCTTGATTCGTTTGGCTATCAACTTGGGCTTTTCATTGGGACCTGCCGTAGGAGGTCTCATCATTGTGTTCATCAGTTATCAATCTTTGTTTTGGATAGATGGGGTGACTTGTTTCCTCGCAGGAATCATTATTTTGATTGGTCTGGTGGAGAAGAGAACCCAGCGCAAGGAGAAGGCAATAGATACCAGACATTCTCATCGCAGGATCTTGTCCGATGCGCGGTTTATGTTGTTTCTCGGAGCGGTTTTTTTGTTTTGCCTGTTGTTTGTGCAATACTTTTCAGTGATACCGGTGTATTACAAGGGACTGAGAGGTCTGTCCGAAGATGAGGTAGGGTGGCTACTATCGCTCAATGGACTGTTGATCTTTTTGGTAGAGATGCCGATTATTTATGCACTAGACAAGCGATCTACCAGACCTTTTCTTGTGATGGTGATTGGCTCAGTTTGTTTGATGTTGAGTTTTGTTTTTCTTTTCATCCCAGGCTGGACAGGTGTGCTGGTGGTAGGTATGGTGTTGGCCACTTTTGCTGAGATTTTTTGTTTTCCCTATAGCAACAATTACGCGATGCAGCGAGGAGGAGCGGGCAATGAAGGGCGCTACATGGCCTATTATGCGATGACTTTTTCTCTGGCTCACATCGTGGGGCACAACTTTGGGATGCAAGTGTCTGATCAGCTGGGTTTTGAAACTTTGTTTGTCATCATGACCCTGCTTTCATTGGTCAGCGTATTGCTGTTTGCGTTGATTGGCAGGAAGGAAAACCAGGAGGAATTGACTGCCATAGAGCAATTGCCTCAGGTCTTGCCTTGA